A segment of the Delphinus delphis chromosome 20, mDelDel1.2, whole genome shotgun sequence genome:
TCTATCTCAGAAATAGAACCTCCCGGAGGTAAGAATATCTGCAGGAGGCTGGTCCTTGTAGTACTGTCAGGGAAGAGGATGGGGGAGGAAACAGAGTAAACGACCCAGCAATAGCTGCATGgttgaataaaatgaatgatgGTGTAGCCACACCATGGAATATCGTGTAGcccttaaaatgaatgaattaatagctATTCCCGTTGACTAGGAGGGAATTCTAGGAGGAAAATAGAGTGAGATATGCATGATGCAGAAGATTGATTTTTCACCCAAAATTGTGTTCACACATTATCTATGGGCAGGAGTAAGCTTGAGGGGCCTTGCTAGACAGTTAACTTGGGTTTTCCAGGAGGCAAGCATGgaataaaagaagataaataaaaatctgGAAATTGGGTTAAGGCTCTGACAGGTGTGTCGAGAGGTGATGTTTCAGCCCCGAGACAGGAAATAGGAGGTCAGGAGGTCAGCCAGGCCAGCTCCAAACCCCAGCCTGATTgccgccccctccctccacagTGGCAGACCTGCTGTACTGGAAGGACACGAGGACGTCAGGAGTGGTCTTCACAGGCCTCATGGTCTCCCTGCTCAGCCTCCTGCGTTTTAGCATCGTGTCCGTGGCGGCCCACGTGGCCCTGTTGCTGCTCTGCGGCACCATCTCTCTCAGGGTTTACCGAAAAGTGCTGCAGGCCGTGCACCGGGGAGACGGCGCCAACCCCTTCCAGTGAGAGCCTGCAGCCTGGCCCCCAAACCTGACCTCTGTCCAGACCTCAGCGCTGACCCTAAGTCATGACCCATGACCTCAGATCAGGCACTGACTTCTCACCCTGGCCCTGACCCATCCTGTTCCTGTTCCTGACTCCAGCCTGACCCTGACATTAAACCAGACTCTGACCCTTGACTTCCAGCCGTAACCTCAGACCCTAACCTCTTACCCTTAATCCTTGATCCCGTCTCCTGACCCTGACCTCCACCCTAGCATGCTACACCTGGCCTTACTCCCCAACCCTCACTTCTTGCCCTTGACTCAGCCACGCCCCTCAGCCTGGGTCCCATCCACCCATTGAGTGGCCTCACACACCTCTGTTCTCTCAGGGCCTACCTGGATGTGGACCTGACACTGACTCGGGAGCAGACAGAACGTATGTCCCAACAGATTGCCTCCTGTGTGGTCTCTGCGGCCATGCAGCTGCGGCATTTCTTTCTGGTAGAAGACTTCGTGGATTCCCTCAAGGTGCCCTGAAGCCCCACACTCCCTCCTGGGTCCCAACATTCAACTCCCTGcccctggggggaggaggggagaagggccaTTGCTGGGGAAGTTCCCAGCCCAGGGTGTACCCCATAGACTCTGCTGACCCCGACCCTCACCTTCAGCTGGCCCTTCTCTTCTACATCTTGACCTTCGTGGGTGCCGTCTTCAATGGTTTGACTCTTCTCATTCTGGGTGAGCTGGGAAGGCTGTGAGGGGCGGCGCGGGGAGGTGGGTTGCTGGGGTCTGCTGGAGGACAGGGCTCTGAATGGAGCTGTTAATCTCCCTGGAGAGCCCTGACCCCCATCTCTGTGCCCGCAGGAGTGATCGGTTTATTCACAGTCCCTCTGCTGTACCGGCAGCACCAGGTAAGTGCGACAGGCCCTCAGTTGGTAGTACCCCGGCCAaaccaccccccacacacacacagccggGGTCCGTGACAGATGTCCCAGCCAGAGACAGGAGGACAAGCTGGTGTTCCCACCCCTGACAGAATCAGGCTCTGACTGACACATGCTAGGCACAGGTGGTCTGCCTGCTGCCTCTCCTCCATGCAGCTAGGGTCTACCCAATACGTTTCCACAGCCAGAGACAGGCATTTCAATAGGTGGCCcgtgacagagccaggatctgaCACATTCCAACCCAAGGCAGGTAGACTAACTGATGCTTCTCCCCAACAATGATCCAAGGTCTGCCTTGACACGTCCTACCTCCAGAGAGGCAGCCTGACTGGTGTCTTCTCTCCCTGACATAGCACGAGGCTGAACAACACTCTTTCTAGCCAGAAACAGGCAGACAGATGAATGCCTTCTCCTGATACCCCGATACCCTGTCTCCCCTGATACCACCAGAGACTGACAAACACATATTCCATTTGCAGACAGACTGACGCCATCTATCCCTACACATAGTCTGGGTCTGACTGACACCCATCCCAGCCCAGAACACTGACAGAACCAGGGCCAACTGACATATATCCTATCCAGAGACAGGCAGATGGACcaacattccatttttaacatTCTCCGGCACAGCTGAGAGCCAAACGATACATATTCCTGCCAGGGAGATAGCCCTAACTCCCTCACATGCTGGAATCGCTGAGGCTCACAAAGTCAGTTAACACTGAATTAAACTAATATTTAAATCAATCCACTCAGGGACGCGACAACCAACACTAACACCCTCTATTCTtaccctaaacacacacacacacaaaactcgcTCAAAGATTAACAGTAGTTCCCAGGACGCAAAGCCACCGGCAGATTCTTGTGTGTCTACCTGACATCACTTCCCACACAGAGTGTGGTCCAATTGACTTGACACTTCACCTTGGACTTCTGATTTCCAAGGGTATTTTATCAGGTTTAGAGTTGATGGTGGAGTGGTGGGCCACTCCTCCCAACTCCtgatctgggggtgggggaggaagaagcTTTCTTAATGAATTAGGGAGAAGAACCCCCTCCAATCTCTCCTTTCACCCCTTCTTGTCTCCCCAGGCCCAGATTGACCAGTATGTGGGATTGGTGACCAATCAGTTGAGCCACATCAAAGCTAAGTAAGGGCATGTGGTAGAGACGGATGGGCTGGGGAATGAGAAAACTTGGGAATGCTCCTCCGCGCCCCCACCCCCAATATTCCCTGTCCCTAAGTCTCCTGGGGCTGAGTGCCTGCTTTTCTTAAAAGGTGAGAGACAGTTCCATCGCAGGCCAGTaggtggagggcaggggctggcttGAGCACTCAGTTCCTCCATCGAGTTTTTAGTTCCTAGATACTACTTATCCTGTCGCTTGCCCCACCCCTTGACTCCACCTGTTTCTCCCTCAGGATCCGAGCTAAGTTCCCAGGGACCGGAGCCCTTGCCTCGGCAGCAGCCGCAGTCTCCGGATCCAAAGCCAAAGCCGAATGAAAGGGGTGCCTCTGCCTGCGGGacgcctgcccccaccccctgtagccctctgccctcctccatttcccttccatccccaccctctccctgcctcaTCCCAAGCCATTTCCCAGTGGGTGTCAGGATCGCTCACACCAGGGAGTTTGCGCAAATTGCCTGAGTGGCCAGGACTACATTTCCCAAGAGGCTCTGCTCTAGGAGTCTTGGAAAGGCAAGGCACCTTGGCCACGGGGCCTGCTGGGACTTGTAGTTGCCTACATAGGGCACACGCCCTGCACTTCCGGGACCCCACCGCTGGAGGCGCCGTGAGGGGGTGGTGTCTCCTGGATGCCACTGGCCCCAACGCTGGGGCTTTGCATGGGGCCCAGGGGAGGCCTGAGCTTGGATTTACACTGTAATAAAGACTTCTGTGGAAAACCCAAGGCCTCCTGTGCTTCCAGCCCCGTCCAGTTTTCACCTTCCTGTACTGAAAAGCAGGTAAGTGATACTCAAGGAGGAACCTTCCCCATCTCTGCGGAGGAAGAAACTTCCCCTCTGCCATCTGAGAGTTGGCTGATCCCAGGGCTAGCCAAACCTTGACAGCCACTTTCCATGCCTGTGCTCAAGGCAGACATCGCGAGTCGATCCCCACACTCTCCCTGCTGGGCAACCGTTTCACCTGAGTCCGAGAACCATGTATCCAACTGCCTAATGGAAGACTCCCCCCTCAAACACATCTAAACCTCTTCCTTGTCCTATCTGATTTCCCACTCAGGGACATCCCCTCCTGCCCAGCCAGAGACCCAGGTATGGCCCTGGACTCCTAATCCCTCACCCCCCACATCTAGTCAGTCAGCAAGccatgtcttttctctctttccaaccTCTCCACCCGTTTCTCTCCATTCCAACTGCCTTGGGAATAAGCATAGGGCCTCGTggcctctttgggcctcagtttccaaaaCTAaattgggggaggaggaggcaggagaCTGGAGTCTAAAGACCGACAGACCTGGATTGAATCATCTTCACTTTTTGGCTGCGTAACCCTGAGCAAGTGAACTCACCTCTTGAAGGCTCATTTCCTCAAATAGAAAATTGTCGCCATAAACTACCTACATGTAAAGCCCTTGTTACAGGGCCTGGCATAGAATAAATGTCCAGTAAACAGAAGCTGCATTGTTAGCTATGACATTGTTTCCCAAACCTCAGTCAGCCCTCAGGACCTTGATGATCTTTATATCACCTGTTCTGCTATTTgcctaattttttctttaaattggtttattaaaaaaataaaacaaatgtcttttaaaaggaaatgttaCTCCACCACCAAGGAAGTCAGTATCGCTTGCCAGACATAGAAGATAACAGTTAAACACGAAACTATTACCATTTAAaatgtttgggggcttccctggtggcgcagatggttgagagtccgcctgccgatgcaggggacacgggttcgtgccccggtccgtgaagatcccacatgccgcagagtggctgggcctgtgagccatggctgctgagcctgcgcgtccagagcctgtgctccgcaacgggagagaccacaacagtgagaggcccgcgtacagcaaaaaaaaaaaataaaaattatatataaaaaaaaaaatgtttgtgcatCACCTAAAATCTTGCCTCCTGTGATGCATGTCACATTTTAGGAGATAGATAATGATGTTACAGGAATAGTAGTTACAGCCTCGGGTTTTGTATACAGGGGTTGCCTAGCAGCAGCTAGCTAACTGAAAGAAACAGGACTTAGGGGGGCTTCTCTTAAATCTGAATTTGCCAAGCAGGGGTAGTGTTTTAAACTTCCAGATAAAAGAGCAACCTTTCCTAAAGATACTTTTATTCATACTTTCCATAAGACAAAGTGTCCGTTTGTCCATctcaaagaaaggaggaagatggaCTGGTTGCGATTATGGGTTCAGGAACGGCTAAAGCCCCCAAGCCCAACCTTGGTACCCCCCACTGGAGGCAAGAAACAGGTTGGAGATGGAAACAGCCTTTATTGAGTGACTGCCAGTTGCCTGGTGCCATGTCAGCCTTCTATAGCCAGCTGCTCGTTATGATTCCCCCGAGTTGCACTAGTCTTgttttccagatggggaaactgaggctcagaaaaggatAGTGATAATATTCTTGCGTTCATCCTACAAACATTTAGTGAGCATCCGGCAAGTGCTCAAGCACGCTTTGGGTACCAGGGACATAGAAATGAACcaaagtggttaggactccgtgctctcactgcctagggcctgggttcagttccTGGCTAGGGAACTAGGATCACATCAGCTTCGCGGCCtggccaaataaacaaacaaaatccaccGAAACAAAGTCCACGGTTTCATGGAGCTGATATTCTAGCGGGAGCAGCCAGACAATAAGCAAACAGAAGTAGAATATGGCAGGTGGTGATCAGGGTGATGGAGAAAAGTCCAGAAGCGGAAGGGGATAGAGTGACAGGGCTTGCTATTTTAGATTGGGtgctcagggaaggcttcattAAGTAGTGATATTtaagcagaggccagagtgaaGAGAGGCAGTGAGTCATGGGAACATGCGGAGGAAAGGAGATTCAGTCAGGGGGATCAACAAACGCAATGGCCCTGAGAAGGGAGTATGCCTGATGTGTGCAGCAAGAGATCTGTGAGCCAGAAACCGAGTATATGAGGAGAGAGGAGTAGGAGATCGGGTCCGAGGAGTGCAAAGGTCTAATCATCGGGTTTGTAAGGCTGTGATGAGATCTTTGACTTTTACTCTGAGACGGGAGCCATTGGGAAGCTTTCATGTCGGGGAATGATATTGTCAAAGGAGCACTAACTTggattttaaaaggatcacttttTTTGTAATAATATAATTACAATGGCACAAGTTCTGTTCTCCCAAGTGGTTGGGCTGTGTGGATAGGGTAGGGTACTATCCGTTTCTACGCCTCACTTTCCTCGTCCATAAAATGCAGATGCAAAAACTGATGACCTCTAGTGCCTAAGCTCAATGGGGACAGAAATTCTGTCATCCCCAGAACCTAGGACTGCGTCTGGGACTCTAGG
Coding sequences within it:
- the RTN2 gene encoding reticulon-2 isoform X2 yields the protein MGSKVADLLYWKDTRTSGVVFTGLMVSLLSLLRFSIVSVAAHVALLLLCGTISLRVYRKVLQAVHRGDGANPFQAYLDVDLTLTREQTERMSQQIASCVVSAAMQLRHFFLVEDFVDSLKLALLFYILTFVGAVFNGLTLLILGVIGLFTVPLLYRQHQAQIDQYVGLVTNQLSHIKAKIRAKFPGTGALASAAAAVSGSKAKAE